ACTGTGCGGTGAAGGAAAATGTGAGGAGGCAGTGGAGGGTCTACCTGTGCTGTGGCAGAATGAGACTGGCAGAGAACTCCGGTCAGATATGTTCACACTTACATTTTCAACACTCGTGTAATCCTGTATTTAGTTTCTGATTCCTAAAAATCATTATGTTAAATTTAACCTTTATCTTGTCGGGTCCCTTTTCACAGAATGGAGTCGCACTGcaacacagaaaactgtgaagAAGTCATCAGTGACCAGACTGACGTCTCTTCATTCCTCAAAGTCATCCCAGTCCAATAATTCATCTGGCTCCACTTCTTGTCTTGTCAGTGACTCTTCAGAGCAGATTAATGGCATCAGTAAGTGAAGACAGTCCACACCTTAGTCACCTAACTGTGAAACTTTTAGTCACTCATGACAGATTTTGACCATTAGACTGCTAATTCATACATTTAATATAGGTCTCAATAGATAGTAGCGGGACTTCACGTCCAACTATGCAGCATTTTTTGAATATATCTATTGTTACACTGACTTAAGCTTATGTTTAGTCTCATGTATGACGAGTGCTCACTATCTTAAAAGTGTCAATAGACTGCAGTGTTATCATATAATAATCCAATACTACCATATTATTACATTACTCATATGTATAAAAATGAGATATTGCAACAGTGTCATGACAAAATCTATTTAAAAAGTGATGTTAAAGTGCTGTGTTATACTGTAGGTAGTCCATTTGAAGACAGAACAATCACAGCTGATGAAGACCCCAGTATGGACGTGATCCTCAACGAGATCAACAGGCAATACAGAACCCAACaggctccctgatccaaaaagACAGAACAGACTGTTTAAtggctcttattttgaaatacatgTATATAATGTAAATTAATAGAGTAATTTATGTATTATATAATTAAACAGGCAATGTAAATCCTAAATTATACATAGCACTTGATTTTTACACacttttacattcatttattcacttcGGACTGAAACTGAATTACTTTGCACAGTGATATTATCACTATAACTAGTCATATTCCTATGGTATGTAGCATACACTGATGCTAACCCATCGTGAGCAGGTTAACATCAGGACAAGCGAACAGACTGACATCAGTCCAGTCTAACACGTTAGATTCAATAATGTTAGGTAATTTCACATAATAGGTATTGCTGCCTGCAAGCAACACTCAAATAATAGTTAATTAAATTGACTTAGCTGCAGAAGCCCCGTTGCTTCATGTTTGGATGACCTAAATTTGGTGGACAGATTGGCAACAAAGTTGAGCTCAATAAACACCTCAAGTTAAAAAACTAACATctataaaataaagtttaaatgaagaaCTAAAGAGCAAATCCCCTTTCACTCTGCTCAGTATTCAGGTTTTTGACTGTAAAGGACAGCAGAGTCAAAGAAAGAGAGTTAGGAAGCAGTCTAAGTTCATCCTGTGGGGAACATGAGTCTAGATTTTCAGTTAGGGTAAAAAAAAGTATTGGACCAAGACTTATGTCCCTAGAAGGATGAAACAAATGGTGAAAATGATCCACGACAAAATGATTCACGCCCAGGCATGTATCAGGTAGAACTTTGCATTAAATGTGATGAATACTGTAACTGTGTAGGTGTACCATAGCTGTACAGGGCCTTAGTATTACATTATAAGGGCTGCCTGTACATCTGTGAGAATATGACTGAGAGTTACTACTAAACTCAAGCAGCTAATGAAGCTTGAGTGAAACAGGTGAAGCCATTGAAGTTCTTACTGAGGTATATTCTTTTGGGAATTATCTtgtactgtgatattttttgattgtggtattttaaaaaattataacaGAAAGTGTTTTAAAACTTGACCAAGAGATACACAACAGCATGAAATACAATTGTCATTTAGCCATAGTATAATTTAAAGATGCGACTAATGATACTTCCCATCACAGATTCATCTGATTGTTCCCCTTCTATTGTTTAACCATTTGAACAATAAAAAGTTCTCAGAGCCCAGAGTGATATTTAGTCTACCATCGTATAAGACGAAGAATAGGTGAAAATCTTCACTTCAACAACCAATattttgctttgtgtgtatCATTTCAGTCTGggatatttgaaaaaaaaaaaagacaagacattTTCCCCCCTAAACATTTTAATTGTAGATGGTCAAAAAATTATCTCAAGTGGGACAGAACAGCATTTGGTGAAATTatatagaataaataaatgtaattgaGTCCCACAGGGTTGATCACGCATAAACGTgctttgtactgtatatgcaagCTACATTCACTGTCCTTTACATGCACCTAATACAGTcttaaaaaacttaaaatatatCAGGAGAAACCAAGGTGCTaataaaacatgacataaaaacagcacaagCACAGAGGTGGCATTAAAGTGGTGGAATTGTTTCccttttaaaacacatttggaCTTCAACACTTCAGTCTCACTGGGCATGATCACATTGCCTTGATACAACCTGAAAGAATCAAATCACATTTGAGCGGCGGTaacaaaaacagagcttaaaGTGACTCAGTTCAGCCGGGCTGAGTCTATAGATTGGCCTATCACACGATTTGAGCTTGTaactcaagaaaaaaaaaaaaaaaaaaaaaaaactaaagaaaacaagagagaacacacacttgTTGTTGGATGAGTTACACCACATTATCAGTGTATCAAATCAGTGTTTCAACATCTAACAGATCCTTCAGAGTACATGCAAACTGACATTCCAGATCAAGTaacacaaatgaaatacaaCTTATAAGTTGTAGTAAACAATGGTAAAACACAACCAAAAAAAGAAGTAAGAGAAGGAAGATTAGGGTAGAATGGGGTCAATAGATAGGGGATAATAAACCTGTCATTGTACCCCTTCGgatgtgttcagactgaatgtaAAGTGAATTTAAATCTTGATTTATTCACACCAACTTGACTGCTGGAGTGTTTAGCAATCCATGCTTATTACCCAAAACAGCCAATTACAGTGCAGATGTAGCCACAGCTGTAGCTCACAGATAATAGGCATAGACTgccgtgtgtgtctgtctgcatgtgtggagtgtgtctgtgtaagtaTGAACTACTTAGACTTGTTTGTGTTACCTGTACTTTTCACGTTGCCTGTAATTTTCATGTTATGTTCAGTCTAAGCACACCCTTAAGGCTACAGCAGAAGCACAAGAAGTGGAAGCTTTCACATTCCAGCTGCTGGGGATTCAAGCAGAGAAAACTGGAGGTCTTCACTTCTTCCATATGGTGTAGAAAACCCAGCTGATACAATGCAATTAAGGACTGTACACAACAAATATGTACAGTATTGCTTTGACTCTGTTCAGGAATGTATGAACAAATGGTTTCAAAGGATAATTTCAGTTTCTGGCTGTTATCAATTCTGTTATAGTGCAAAGTGCTAAAATGAGCACACAGATCCAAACAAGAACACAATCCAAATAGTTATAACATAGTAAAGtattataatataaaacatttttaggGTTGTTTGTGAATTTATGAACACTTAAACGTACTATATGTAAgtttagcattaacagctgtttccttACCAGTCTAGCAGAAATGTTACGAGTTtaacatcaaacttcattcctttagtCAACACCTCAACTCTTGTTTAGCtgctatttctgtcacttctacttaagttagcatgctaccCACCTAGCCTGTCCTGTCGCGTAACACCACTTTGTGGAACTAAGTTGCTGtggcatccagtctgccctcattCAAACgtgagaggatgaggaagtagcactgctcaggCGGTGTATTCTAACAGCTGTTAATTCTACGTTGACAATGAAGTGATGgcaaaaactcacatatagcaCATTTGAATGACAAATGGAATAGGAAAAGCACATTTCTCTGAATTAAATCTGCCCCTGTGGTTAGTTTTGTGACCATGATAACAAGATTAGCACGTCAAAAATCTTAGAGCTGATAAAAGGATACAGCTCCAAGTAGGAGggcacacacaccacctctTTGGAGAAGCCCACAGGACAAGAGAGCTTTCCCAGCTGTTCTTCATACAGACTCAGTGCCTCTGTCAGATTCACGCTGTTACCCTGATGACCAGTatcagggaggaaaaaagtgacATGCAACACATAATGTAGCAAATCATAGCCATAATAAAAACAGACCTGTTCCCTTGATACTCAAGATACCCCTGACAATTTGAGAACAAATCTCATATTAAAACAATGACCATAAAGCTTAGCCTATGATTCCTCTCAGTTAATGCCCACTGAATAAATCCacatattaatatattaataatgcCAATATTAGGACTTGACACTAAACATACTCAGCTTTTGATACAAGACTCACCTGTGTGAAATATTTCCCACTGGGGTGCAGGACTTTAATTGACAGATCTAAAATGAGACGCAGGAACTCCCATGTTGAGtctacaaaaacaaatttagacAAGTTCAGACATGggatgaacaaaaacactgagagaaaagagattttctaaaaacatgttttcactttgccaTTTTTGAGTTACTGGGTGTTAATTGATGGACAAAAATGTTAAGTGTGagaaagtgaaggggtctgaatactttccaaaACCATTGTATTTATATGCATACATTATATATGTTAAATACAGACACCTTCTTCTGGCTCCGTGGATATTGGAACTGCAGTGAGGTCATTAATTACGTAATCGAACGTCCGTCCTTCCCGGACATACTTCCTCAGCACGGGGACACAGTCCTCAACTAGTATCTGTAAAGCATGACACAAGGTGAATCCACTCAAATTCCTTCTTCAAGTTTCTTTCATTTGGTTAATACATAACTGTGCACATTTGATCTGTACAAGATGAACACTTATCTTGCTCTTGTCTTAAATTCAGTAAAATCTCTGTAACTGTAAACATCTGAGACAAAGTATGTTTTGGAAGCAGCCCTCCACCGGCAAGATTATTGTCTAGCTATCTTTGGACTAACTCAGGTTTTACAGTATCACAAAGCTGGCTCACTTTTAACCATGGTAAATCACCACGGTAACCTATGCTGAATCTGCTCCAGAGTAGGTTCAGAGAACCAGGTCAAAACCTGTAAACAGCCTAACCACTAACCAATCTGATCACTAGAAAAACTGAGTCACCAAAGAGTTCAGAATTAAGTGACAAATAAAGagtgatgcatttttttttaaatcagtagGATGACATTGCCGGTCAAGGTTTTCCATGCGTTCTCTTCTGTCACTGTAActaaaaataactaataaataaGACTTTGTGATAAGTGGAAATAAAAACCATGTCCCCTGTTGCCTTAAGTGGGAAAAATAATCCACACACTGTTAATTAACTCCCATGATTATAAGTGCAACACTTTGCTCAGATAGGCATTGActacttctctcctctcctctctgctccctcagcAGGAACAGTCCTATATTACTTTTAAGATTTTATGTGCATTACATActcatagtgtgtgtgtgtgtgtgtgtgtgtgtatatatatatatatatatataatttccaCACTATAGCTTTAGCCTTACTTTTAATAATTAGAAATTATCTCTATTATTTCTGTGATACTGTATACATTTTACCAGCTTTGTGATACCAGTTATTCAGTATGATCAATGAATATTTATTCAGCACTCACTTGGTAACAGTCACCCTTCAGGTTGTCAAGGATATTGCCGCAGGTTTTTCTCATGTGCATTTTGCACCCATCTATCACCTTCTGGTCAATGTACACACTTTATTAAGGAAGCATCAATCAGGTGCACATGTACTATTACACATGTTAGTAAAACACTAAGAGAAACTTAGAGTCACAATAcagggatttaaaaaaacaaaaacaaaacagaaaccaTAAAGGATATCTCCACCATGGTGATCATCTTTGGCTTTTGTTTGACCACCTCAGCAAGGAtgcctccatcacctcctcctaATATCAGCACCTCTTTTCCAGCATAATTCTCTTTTCCGCTACCTATGATGGCTTGGGTGTAGGCCAGATCGCTCTCTGCCAGGTCTGCGGGGTAAATGATTCAGTTACACAATAATCATAATTAATTTAACACAAAGCATTATATCAGTTAGTGGGGCCAAACTAACTGCATTTTGTGtctcaaaaatgacaaaaagccATGTAGTGTGGTGTTGTATACACTTACTAACATCTCCATTGAGTACTAGAATGTTTCCAAACTGCTGTGAGtgcaatatttttatgttttggtaTGCAGAATCTTCTTCGTACACCACCCGGTCAATGTCATACTCAATCAGTCTGCCGTCAGCTGTGGGCCAGTATCGGTCAACTTTTGCCCCTCGTACGAGGGCTGGGAGCCTGTGGGTGGCAGGGAGAGTGGACAACACAATTAGTCAATATTACTGCATGAAATACAACCAGCACCCTTCTATGACATGAGCAAAGCTACAAACCTCCAAACACTTACCTCTTAACCCGGGTAATATTGCCATTTAAGAGAACCTTTAGCTTCTTTTCCAGTGCATTTAAAAGCTgtgaagaaaaagttgaaaCTGCTTAAGTGCACAACAATTTTTGTCAACTAGTGGGAGACTTTGCAGCGCTACATGAGCAGCACAGTAACgccaaaacacacaggcagcgAACAATGCAGCAGTCCTATCGTTTactgttctctgtgtgtatctACTTCACAGTCATATTTATAGAGGACTGCTAAATGTACCGTCCGTAGGAAAGTGTGTCTGGGCCCAGGAAGCAAGCAGACAACATGTGCAGGCAGTAATGCTGGACACTGAGCTTCATCTTCTACATCTGTCCTACATCCAAAAGCTATTTAAGAATAAACGTGTCCGTGTAATATTTTTGGCacagatgttttatgttttcaggtaATACTGAACAAAGCCTGGTTTTGTGTATGCAGACACACCAAAAAAAGTTATTACATCTGTGGTATATTCCTGTGTGCTTTGGCTTTAAAGGTAccagagttgtttttttttaatcacctACATTGTCTAGTTGTGCAATGTTGTCCTCTTCGTAACACTGCAGATCAATGGTGACCAACCCATGGGAGTGCACACGCAGAATAACAAGCCTGAGAAATCAAGAGATAAAGAGATAGATGCAGAACAATAAAGTGAAACTTGCAACCTCACGCCTTGAGGATTGGTGTAAAAGGtttgtcatttcctcttttGTAAAGGACttaaatttattatttttgtgaagtttttttatgttttccatcATAAAAACTTTAGCTGGCACTGGatgaactgaatttaaataaGACTAAGATAGGATAACACTTTATTGTCTGTTCACACAGAAATTGAGTCCTCATATAACATAAAAAAGATTATCTACACCATAAAACAACATCTACAAAAACATAACCACATTTAGTCACATGTTCTCTTTATTTGTCTAGacatttgtcagtgtcagtcttAACTTTAGGTCTCCAAATCTTTGGTCTAAGCATAACTCAGTGAGTCTGAGGAGAGTTAAAAGTTGGTCCTGGGAACTAACTAGACTAGACTAGACTTGCTGACAGTCACTAATGTGCAGCTGCAAACTGAAATTTTCCACTGTCCAAGTAGCACAGAGTTGTGTAAACTGTCATTTCTGGTGCTGTCTGGATTGTTGCCATTTGTTGGTGAGTCAACTGATTCCTTATTGAACAGCTGCCatcaaattgtgtttttatgccTCCACACTTACAACAACCGCAGACAGAGGCATTATATTTTGGGGTTAGAAGTCCTGTCCTCCTGAACGTGAAATCTCAGGACAACATTGAAGGAATTTATTAAATTTGCTGCAAATGTCCattggactcaaggatgaactgattaggTGGTCAAAGCTCACGGTGACTTCACAGAATAGGTTTTGAGAATTCATGTGATAATTATGATAAAATTTCACAGAAATGTTTAACAGGATAAACTGATgatgtgatgacattttatatccaaaaggtcaagggtcaacttcactgtgacataattatgttctgcaaaaacacttttctggccTTTCTCAATGTAGTAACTCAGGAACTGAAGAggagattgtgaccatattcacatttggtcagataCTGAATTGGTGACACTAATCTTGGGTGTCCACCTTCAAACTGTGGCGATTGTCTTTGCAGATTTTTTGCTGCAAAGTCCATATTTGAAGCACCGTCTGCTGTCATCAGCTATATCAGCCAAGCATGTGAATCTGGAATTATGTCAATACAGTGATAACTTCCttttcaacagaaaatacactTATTGCCTTTTATCAAATTCATTCAAAGTTTTCACTACATTCATTACATGTGCCTGGACAGACATGGATGGTATAGTCGTGAGGCGATAATTATACTTTCATATTCACTGAAGCAGACCAGGCAGACCTGTTAGACACGAACCACTGAGGATGTAGTGAGGCAGTTCAGTATTTTAGTGTAAGGCTGCCTAAAAAAGATCCAGTATTCGTGGTTGATTCAGACCATACAATTCAAACCTCCAACCCACAACTCCCTCAGTGCAAATAACAATTTGCAAAAGACATTTTTGGCATTCCGGTTTTGACCACTGTCAGGACATTATGTTTACACAGAACATTAGAAATACAGCTGTTAATGTCCCCATTTACATGATCATGACAGCATCTAGGTTTCTGATCAGATATTTCAGCCACAATGATGGCTGCATGTGCAAAACATGACCAGGTTACTACAAAAACCAGGTTGGCGAGTCCAGGTAGCTTGTCAACATCAGCACCAGCTCTGTATCAGATACAGCTAAGACAGCTACTTCAGTTTATCAGGgcaaatgtgacaaaaaatCTGCAGACTATCGCAGATTTTGGAGAAGTTTAATGTTTGTGCCCACACATCAGATTATTGTAAGCTTGTATAAGCTTTCAACAGAAAAGGGGGCCACTTCTGAAGcctaaataaatcaattaaattaaatctgacTGGGGGTGGGGCCTTAGCCTACCTGAATATTTGCTTTAATTGTCTGTTTACCTCTCAAACAGCCTATATTCTACATCTCAAGGGGGGTGGGCTcacagtgtcaaaaaatgttcttACCGGCCATTCTTGCCTACAAAAGTAGCAAGGTATCCATGCCCGTTTGTATCATGGACAGtctctgtcatttcctgctCATGAAATATGGACAGTAGGCCAGGTACTGTCGAAGCAGAGTCAGCTGGGAAAAGAACAGTGGATGGATCAGTgacaaataacaataatgtgCCCACTATACAGTTAGCGGTGGAGGAAAGACTGTTCATGTATATATAAAAGTAACAACACAACAATGTAAACATGCTTGATTAGAAGTGAAAGTTTATTCAAAGCTACGCAAAAGAAAAGTATTATTAACAAAATGCACCAAAGTATCTATGTAAAGTACAGATGTAGAATGGCCCCTGAATATGTaatatcattatattttttaattctgGATAATCACTAAATTACTACAAATGGATTAACATGTAAggagcattttaatgttgtaactGGTCAAGGTTTGACTAAgtttaattattatatttactgCTGGGTAGTGTAATGCATTGAAAAACAAAGTACTGTATTTTACATGAGTAACACTCAAGGTAACAAGTGGTTTTTCGAATAAATGTCTTGGAGTAAAAAATAGGAAATGTAGTGGAGGACAAGCACAGAGTAGCAATAATATGTCCAGACTCCATACCATTTCTTTCCGCCTTATACTTCTTCTCTCATTCATAGGGTTAGTTcttcctccactacatttatgtGACAGCTAGTTACTAGTTTCTTTTTCAGATTAAGACTTGAGACAGGCATGTCACTGCTGGGCCGGCCGGTATAGGGTCCTAAAAGTACAgcataaaactacaaaaatggCCGAAAATGCGCCATTTCCTATGCGACAGCGATCGATTGAATGTACTTTATTCGCATTGTTAGCCAGAAGGAATTGAGCCGCTGTCCCGAGCAACGACACTGAACGAACGATAAGTTCATGTGTAACAACACACCCCCCAtgtaaaagacattaaaattatGTTTGCCTACAATAACAATCAGCTTTAAACCCCAGcttgtcaaaaaatatatacGTATATGTCGTTTTCAGCCATATTATATCCAAGTCAATACAACGTTACTGTTTTGAAGGGCAATGACAAACTAGCAGGTTAATATTAGCAagctagccagctagctagcATGCAGCCCCCTGATGCAGGGACTGCAACCTGGATGCACTGACTGTTAGCAACCGCCCCTCGCGCTCATCTTACCTGCCATAGAGAGGTTGAAGTCGAGAGTATAATGTCGCAGTGCCATGTCTGAGTGCAACCGTCATCCATGCCTGGCATAGACAGGCTGCGAATATttatctgcagagacagagggagggccCTGCT
The DNA window shown above is from Lates calcarifer isolate ASB-BC8 linkage group LG20, TLL_Latcal_v3, whole genome shotgun sequence and carries:
- the sms gene encoding spermine synthase; amino-acid sequence: MALRHYTLDFNLSMAADSASTVPGLLSIFHEQEMTETVHDTNGHGYLATFVGKNGRLVILRVHSHGLVTIDLQCYEEDNIAQLDNLLNALEKKLKVLLNGNITRVKRLPALVRGAKVDRYWPTADGRLIEYDIDRVVYEEDSAYQNIKILHSQQFGNILVLNGDVNLAESDLAYTQAIIGSGKENYAGKEVLILGGGDGGILAEVVKQKPKMITMVEIDQKVIDGCKMHMRKTCGNILDNLKGDCYQILVEDCVPVLRKYVREGRTFDYVINDLTAVPISTEPEEDSTWEFLRLILDLSIKVLHPSGKYFTQGNSVNLTEALSLYEEQLGKLSCPVGFSKEVVCVPSYLELWVFYTIWKK